A single window of Flavobacterium aestivum DNA harbors:
- a CDS encoding DUF2271 domain-containing protein has product MKSIHKIALTAALIFFLSFQATAQTSKYKCMLQMSNYMGEGAYIVVSIVNAKGDYDKTLYVMGDDKKWYKTLKEWHKFYSKKPTDISAKTGASVTGGDRSTTTLEIEDSKINKGYKLRFETAVEDNKYYTADLEIPLTTEAMAEKTEGKGYIRYVRLNKI; this is encoded by the coding sequence ATGAAGTCAATACATAAAATAGCCTTAACAGCTGCATTAATCTTCTTTTTATCTTTCCAAGCCACAGCACAAACCAGTAAATACAAATGCATGCTCCAAATGTCAAACTATATGGGAGAAGGAGCTTACATCGTAGTATCGATTGTAAATGCCAAAGGCGATTATGACAAAACCCTATACGTAATGGGAGATGATAAAAAATGGTACAAAACCCTTAAAGAATGGCATAAATTCTATTCAAAAAAACCTACCGATATCAGTGCCAAAACAGGCGCTTCTGTAACAGGTGGTGACCGTAGCACAACTACATTAGAAATAGAAGATTCTAAAATAAACAAAGGATATAAATTGCGTTTTGAAACTGCTGTTGAAGACAATAAATACTACACAGCCGATTTAGAAATCCCCCTCACGACAGAAGCAATGGCAGAAAAAACAGAAGGTAAAGGGTACATCCGATACGTAAGATTGAATAAAATCTAA
- a CDS encoding ankyrin repeat domain-containing protein, protein MKKNFFISFSLLATLFVSAQQKNTLLEQSFWKTTPDVTAVQAEIAKGNNPSESNDRAFDPVVLAINNDAPNATIKFLLEQAGNGVNKSTHDNRIYLHWAAAKGNLEIVEYLIAKGSNINLEDSHSSYPITAAASSGQKNTAVYDALFKAGIDPKKKYQDGANLLLMAIPYDKDLTLTNYFISKGMSLKDIDNNGNTAFNYAARTGNIALLKTLLDKGIKYTDNALIIAAQGNRRETNTLETYKYLVEDLKIKPTATSKTGETVLHFLANKPNQTEIINYFLAKGVDANKADNEGNTPLMVAASAKETTALEQLLPIVKNYNTQNEKGESALTIAVKSGTPSAVELLLNKGADVMVTDKEGNNLGAYLIQSYRPQMNRGPEGQKQDPFSTKIQLLQGKGLDLAAPQKDGNTLLHLAITKNDLALLKKIADLKIDINLKNKDGLTALHKAAMISKDDAILKYLLSIGAKKDINTEFDESVYTLAKENESLSKNNVSIEFLK, encoded by the coding sequence ATGAAAAAGAATTTCTTTATTTCATTTTCCCTATTAGCCACTTTATTCGTTAGTGCGCAACAAAAAAATACGCTTTTGGAGCAATCATTCTGGAAAACAACTCCAGATGTAACCGCCGTACAAGCAGAAATAGCAAAAGGAAACAATCCATCTGAGTCTAATGACAGAGCATTTGACCCAGTTGTTCTCGCTATAAATAATGATGCCCCAAACGCCACCATAAAATTTTTATTGGAACAAGCCGGAAATGGAGTTAATAAATCAACTCACGATAATCGTATTTATCTTCACTGGGCTGCCGCAAAAGGTAATCTGGAAATCGTTGAATACCTTATTGCAAAAGGATCAAATATTAATTTAGAAGATAGTCACAGTAGTTACCCAATCACAGCAGCTGCCAGTAGCGGACAAAAAAACACTGCAGTTTATGACGCACTTTTTAAAGCCGGAATAGACCCAAAGAAAAAATATCAGGATGGTGCAAACCTACTGCTTATGGCTATACCGTATGACAAAGACCTTACGCTTACCAACTATTTTATTTCTAAAGGAATGTCTCTTAAAGACATAGATAATAATGGCAATACCGCTTTTAACTATGCCGCAAGAACTGGTAATATTGCTTTGCTAAAAACGTTATTGGACAAAGGAATAAAATACACAGATAACGCACTAATTATAGCAGCACAAGGTAACCGCAGAGAAACAAATACTCTTGAAACCTATAAATACTTAGTTGAAGATTTGAAAATAAAACCAACTGCAACCAGCAAAACTGGAGAAACAGTACTTCATTTTCTGGCAAACAAACCAAACCAAACCGAGATTATTAACTACTTTTTGGCTAAAGGAGTAGATGCAAATAAAGCGGATAACGAAGGAAACACTCCATTAATGGTTGCCGCTTCCGCAAAAGAGACTACAGCATTAGAACAATTATTACCAATTGTAAAAAATTACAACACTCAAAACGAAAAAGGAGAATCAGCACTAACAATTGCAGTTAAATCCGGAACTCCAAGTGCAGTAGAACTACTTTTGAATAAAGGTGCTGATGTTATGGTTACTGACAAAGAAGGAAATAATCTAGGAGCTTATCTGATACAATCTTACAGACCACAAATGAATCGTGGTCCTGAAGGTCAAAAACAAGATCCTTTTAGTACTAAAATACAATTACTTCAAGGTAAAGGATTAGATCTGGCCGCTCCTCAAAAGGACGGTAACACACTATTACATTTGGCTATAACCAAAAATGATTTAGCTTTGCTAAAGAAAATTGCCGACTTGAAAATCGATATAAACCTTAAAAACAAAGATGGTTTAACCGCTTTACACAAAGCAGCAATGATTTCTAAAGACGACGCTATCTTAAAATACTTATTATCTATTGGTGCCAAAAAAGACATAAACACAGAATTTGACGAAAGTGTTTATACCTTGGCAAAAGAAAATGAGTCTTTATCAAAAAATAACGTATCTATAGAATTTTTAAAATAA
- a CDS encoding PepSY-associated TM helix domain-containing protein — MSLKKRIGKIHLWLGLSSGIIVFILAITGCLYAFQEEIQNSTEEYRFVEKQNQPFLLPSQLEQIARKELPGKSLHAIKYNGAEKSAEAIFFHYEPTYYYIVYLNPYSGKVLETANMDEGFFRFILDGHFYLWLPPEIGQIVVATATLVFLVLLLSGLYLWYPRNKNATKQRFRFRWKKETKWKRKNYDLHNITGFYVLLIALIFAITGLVWGFQWFAYSYYTVIGGEKSLVYQDPVSTKKTVPPSKPLDKVWAQMQKEYPHAKSIEVHPPENDSTAIAANANPDEGTHWKTDYRYFDQYTLEEKEVEHIYGKYKNAATADKLMRMNYDIHTGAVLGLPGKIFAFLISLLIATLPITGFYVWWGRKKKKKNTTIA, encoded by the coding sequence ATGAGTCTAAAAAAAAGGATAGGAAAAATACATTTATGGCTGGGGTTATCTTCAGGCATAATTGTTTTTATACTTGCCATTACAGGTTGTTTGTATGCTTTTCAGGAGGAAATTCAAAATAGTACAGAAGAATATCGTTTTGTCGAAAAACAAAACCAGCCCTTCCTCCTTCCTTCTCAGTTGGAACAGATTGCCAGAAAAGAACTTCCCGGTAAATCCCTTCATGCGATTAAATATAATGGTGCCGAAAAATCTGCAGAAGCCATATTCTTTCATTACGAACCAACTTATTATTACATAGTATACCTAAATCCCTATTCTGGTAAAGTACTGGAAACCGCGAATATGGACGAAGGATTTTTCAGATTCATCCTCGACGGACATTTCTACCTTTGGCTACCTCCAGAAATAGGGCAAATTGTGGTTGCCACTGCAACATTAGTATTCCTAGTTCTATTACTTTCGGGGCTTTACCTTTGGTATCCCCGAAATAAAAATGCGACCAAGCAACGCTTTAGATTCAGATGGAAAAAAGAAACAAAATGGAAACGCAAAAACTATGACTTACATAATATCACTGGTTTTTATGTGCTTCTAATAGCTCTTATTTTTGCCATTACGGGTTTAGTTTGGGGATTTCAATGGTTTGCGTACTCTTATTATACTGTTATTGGTGGCGAAAAATCATTGGTTTATCAAGACCCGGTTTCTACCAAGAAAACAGTTCCTCCAAGTAAACCATTGGATAAAGTTTGGGCTCAAATGCAAAAAGAGTATCCACATGCAAAATCTATCGAGGTACATCCGCCAGAAAATGACAGTACGGCAATTGCAGCCAATGCCAATCCAGACGAAGGGACCCACTGGAAAACTGATTACCGTTATTTTGACCAATATACATTAGAAGAAAAAGAGGTCGAACACATTTACGGAAAATATAAAAATGCTGCCACTGCCGATAAACTAATGCGTATGAATTACGACATTCACACAGGAGCAGTATTAGGACTTCCCGGAAAAATATTTGCTTTTTTAATCAGCTTGCTTATTGCAACTCTACCTATTACCGGATTCTATGTTTGGTGGGGACGAAAGAAAAAAAAGAAAAATACAACAATCGCTTAG
- a CDS encoding TonB-dependent receptor, with translation MNQQFPQLKLLTCLFLLFSATIFAQVTGSIKGTVKTSDNKPAEGVSITIKELNRTTIADNNGIFAITKVPDGNYKLIVSLVGYNDVEQNVSVVSGETATVNIDLALSNTELNQVVVLSNKSAFKTNRISSSLRLQSPIIEIPQNIQVITGKLIQDQQIFDMLEGVTRNVSGATRVEHWDNYANIFMRGSQVSAFRNGMNVSTTWGPLTEDMSMVERIEFVKGPAGFMLANGNPSGFYNVVTKKPSGRTKGEANISLGSFDMYRASLDFDGKLSKDGKLLYRINVMGQAKGSHRDFDYNNRYSIAPVLKYLVDDNTSITLEYTKQFSQVNIIGSNYVFSNRGYADLPKSFTTGEPNFKPTNMDDQSILAIIDHKINDKWKFTGQASYFNYKQEGMSMWPQWPGFTPGNDEILNRGISIWDILGLTKTGQFFVNGEEKTGSITHKILGGIDMSDKMYYHDWSQSAALNGYDASGNIVPFNIYNPIHGNVPASAMPNFDRSRNIKERGVQYHNGYNAFYMQDELGLFEDKLRLTLAGRYTTLKTSNPYSGSFKDSKFTPRVGVSYSLNKNTAAYFVSDQSFNENYGTDWQGKSFDPQTGNNLELGFKRDWMNGKWNSVVAVYQITNKNILTADPEHSTGAIQYSRQSGEQKVKGVEVDVRGEIFKNLDLVMNYAFTEAKVTKDTDPALVGTQVAGTSRHIQNTWLNYKMDQGALNGLGLSLGYQYQVDRSPWFVSNDQSTNLPDYFRLDGGVTYQKGKMTYNVIVNNILNQYLYSGGKYSGSYFYWQAEPGTNVRLSVSYKF, from the coding sequence ATGAATCAACAATTCCCCCAACTTAAATTACTTACATGCCTATTTCTCCTTTTTTCGGCAACAATTTTTGCCCAAGTAACCGGGAGCATAAAAGGAACCGTTAAAACCAGTGATAACAAACCAGCCGAAGGTGTTTCTATCACTATCAAAGAGCTAAACAGAACAACCATTGCCGATAATAACGGTATTTTTGCCATCACAAAAGTTCCAGATGGTAACTACAAACTAATTGTATCCTTGGTTGGTTATAATGATGTAGAACAAAACGTAAGCGTTGTATCTGGCGAAACTGCAACTGTAAACATTGACCTCGCATTATCTAATACAGAGTTGAATCAAGTAGTGGTTTTAAGTAACAAAAGTGCTTTCAAAACCAACCGTATATCTTCTTCCCTTAGGTTACAATCTCCTATCATAGAAATTCCGCAAAACATTCAGGTTATCACTGGAAAATTAATTCAGGATCAACAAATTTTCGATATGCTCGAAGGTGTAACCCGCAACGTAAGTGGTGCCACTAGAGTAGAACATTGGGATAATTATGCCAATATATTTATGAGAGGAAGTCAAGTATCGGCTTTTAGAAATGGTATGAACGTGAGTACAACTTGGGGTCCATTGACAGAGGACATGAGTATGGTAGAACGTATAGAATTTGTAAAAGGTCCAGCTGGATTTATGCTTGCCAACGGAAACCCTAGCGGATTTTACAACGTTGTTACAAAAAAGCCAAGTGGCCGCACAAAAGGTGAAGCTAATATTTCGTTAGGAAGTTTTGATATGTACAGAGCATCTTTGGACTTTGACGGAAAACTTTCTAAAGACGGAAAACTATTGTACCGCATTAATGTTATGGGACAAGCCAAAGGAAGTCACCGTGATTTTGACTACAACAACCGTTACTCGATTGCACCAGTTTTAAAATACTTAGTCGATGATAACACTTCGATTACGCTAGAATACACCAAACAATTTTCTCAAGTAAACATTATAGGATCAAACTATGTCTTCTCAAACAGAGGATATGCTGATTTACCAAAAAGTTTTACCACTGGTGAGCCAAACTTTAAGCCTACCAACATGGATGACCAAAGCATTTTGGCAATCATAGACCATAAAATAAATGACAAATGGAAATTTACAGGACAAGCTTCTTACTTTAATTACAAACAAGAAGGAATGTCTATGTGGCCACAATGGCCTGGTTTTACTCCAGGAAATGATGAAATCTTAAATCGTGGAATTTCTATTTGGGATATTTTAGGATTAACCAAAACTGGACAATTCTTTGTAAACGGAGAAGAAAAAACAGGATCTATCACACACAAAATCCTAGGAGGAATTGATATGAGTGATAAAATGTACTACCATGACTGGAGTCAATCAGCTGCGCTTAATGGGTATGATGCCAGCGGAAACATAGTTCCGTTTAATATTTACAATCCTATTCACGGAAATGTTCCTGCATCTGCAATGCCAAATTTTGACAGAAGCAGAAATATAAAAGAAAGAGGCGTTCAGTACCACAATGGTTACAATGCTTTTTATATGCAAGATGAACTTGGCTTATTCGAAGATAAACTTCGCTTGACACTTGCTGGTAGATACACCACTCTAAAAACATCAAACCCTTATTCTGGTTCTTTCAAAGACAGCAAATTTACACCTCGTGTTGGAGTAAGTTATTCTTTAAACAAAAACACGGCTGCTTATTTTGTGAGCGATCAATCGTTTAATGAAAATTACGGAACAGATTGGCAAGGCAAAAGTTTTGATCCCCAAACAGGAAATAATCTTGAGTTGGGTTTCAAAAGAGATTGGATGAACGGAAAATGGAACTCTGTTGTTGCAGTTTACCAAATTACAAACAAAAACATCTTGACTGCAGATCCTGAACATTCTACAGGAGCAATTCAGTACAGCAGACAAAGCGGAGAACAAAAAGTAAAAGGTGTTGAAGTAGATGTTAGAGGAGAAATTTTTAAAAACCTAGACCTTGTTATGAACTATGCTTTTACAGAAGCTAAAGTAACTAAAGACACAGATCCAGCATTAGTAGGAACTCAAGTTGCTGGAACCTCAAGACATATTCAAAATACTTGGTTGAATTATAAAATGGATCAAGGTGCCCTAAACGGACTAGGTCTTTCATTAGGATACCAATATCAAGTAGATAGATCTCCATGGTTTGTCTCTAATGATCAATCTACAAATTTGCCTGATTATTTCCGTTTAGACGGAGGAGTTACCTACCAAAAAGGAAAAATGACCTATAATGTAATTGTCAACAACATATTAAACCAATATTTATACTCAGGTGGTAAATACTCAGGTTCATATTTCTATTGGCAAGCAGAACCGGGAACAAACGTTCGTTTATCTGTTAGTTATAAATTTTAA
- a CDS encoding DUF6265 family protein, translated as MFQKTTLILLLIAFVSCKNSESNEKEIIKKSNWLLGEWENKVDEGVLSENWKRLNDSTFQAESFFIKENDTLHSETITLQQKGEELFYIATVKGQNNDKPVTFNMTSSTDKKLVFENPKHDYPQKITYTQISKDSLVAEISGIQLGKPSSEKFGMKKQNKKTE; from the coding sequence ATGTTTCAAAAAACAACACTTATATTACTTTTGATAGCATTTGTTTCTTGTAAAAATTCAGAATCAAACGAGAAGGAAATAATTAAAAAAAGCAATTGGCTACTTGGGGAATGGGAAAATAAAGTAGATGAAGGCGTACTTTCTGAAAACTGGAAACGTCTTAATGACAGTACTTTTCAAGCCGAATCATTTTTTATCAAAGAGAATGACACTTTGCATTCTGAAACCATAACATTACAACAAAAAGGAGAAGAATTATTTTATATAGCCACTGTAAAAGGTCAAAATAATGACAAACCTGTTACTTTTAACATGACTTCATCAACAGATAAAAAATTGGTTTTCGAAAATCCTAAACACGATTATCCACAAAAAATCACTTATACTCAAATTAGCAAAGATAGTTTGGTTGCCGAAATCTCAGGAATCCAACTCGGAAAACCAAGCTCTGAGAAATTTGGAATGAAAAAACAGAACAAAAAAACAGAGTAA
- a CDS encoding DNA topoisomerase 3, protein MKVCIAEKPSVAREIASVLGANTKHDGYYEGNGYAVTYTFGHLCTLKEPNDYRPNWKSWDLNNLPMLPEKFETKVVQNSGIQKQFKIVKSLFDKAELVINCGDAGQEGELIQRWVMNEAHYKGEVKRLWISSLTTEAIKEGFENLKPSTNYDNLYYAGFSRAIGDWLLGMNATRLYTVKHGGYKQVLSIGRVQTPTLAMVVDRFKEIENFKPQPYWELQTLYRETLFSYEEGRFLKKEDGEILAEKVKESDFEIVSIEKKNGNEYAPKLFDLTGLQVYCNTKFGFSADETLKIVQTLYEQKVVTYPRVDTTFLPSDIYPKVPGILGKLTNYSELTQPLLEKKIKKSPKVFNDKKVTDHHAIIPTGIQNNLPYNQQQVYDIIVKRFIAVFYDDCLVANTAVIGKAADVTFKTTGKEILKKGWRIVFEDPNAKEKEADLLPSFVLGEKGPHEPSFLQKETKPPNQFTEATLLRAMETAGKQVDDEDLRELMKENGIGRPSTRANIIETLFKRQYIVRNKKQVLPTPTGIQLIDTIQNELIKSAELTGTWEKQLKDIEKGEYTAGAFISNMKRMVDALVYEVRSETRRANISHAGTIQKQEAIVEKKKAAGILAEVCPKCKKTTLVKGKSAYGCGDYKAGCNFVLPFTFGEKKISENQYLRLLQKGSTVNLKDIKTNAGTVEGLLRFDENFKLKLEPKKTAAKTTPDAIACPKCKKGIVMKGKTAYGCGDYKLGCDYKVTFEEVREKLKDQKPTKELVYAILSKL, encoded by the coding sequence ATGAAGGTCTGTATTGCTGAGAAACCAAGTGTCGCACGAGAAATCGCATCCGTTCTGGGAGCCAATACCAAACACGATGGGTATTACGAAGGAAATGGTTATGCTGTAACTTACACTTTTGGTCATTTATGCACCCTAAAAGAACCTAATGATTACAGACCCAATTGGAAAAGTTGGGATTTGAACAACCTACCTATGCTTCCCGAAAAATTTGAAACCAAAGTGGTTCAAAATTCAGGGATTCAAAAGCAATTTAAAATTGTAAAAAGCCTATTTGACAAAGCCGAGTTGGTTATAAACTGCGGGGATGCTGGGCAAGAAGGAGAACTCATTCAGCGTTGGGTAATGAATGAAGCCCATTATAAAGGCGAAGTAAAACGCCTATGGATTTCATCCCTTACTACCGAAGCCATAAAAGAAGGTTTTGAAAACCTGAAACCATCCACCAACTACGATAATCTATACTACGCAGGATTTTCCAGAGCCATTGGCGACTGGTTACTCGGCATGAACGCCACGCGTTTGTACACCGTAAAGCATGGCGGATACAAACAAGTATTGTCAATTGGGCGGGTGCAAACCCCAACATTGGCCATGGTAGTAGACCGATTCAAAGAAATCGAGAATTTCAAACCACAACCCTATTGGGAGTTACAAACTTTATACAGAGAAACACTTTTCAGTTATGAAGAAGGTCGTTTTCTAAAAAAAGAAGACGGTGAAATTTTGGCCGAAAAAGTCAAAGAAAGTGATTTTGAAATTGTTTCCATCGAAAAAAAGAATGGTAATGAATATGCGCCAAAGCTTTTTGACTTAACCGGTTTACAGGTGTATTGCAATACTAAGTTTGGTTTTTCGGCAGATGAAACACTAAAAATTGTACAAACTTTATACGAACAAAAGGTAGTTACTTACCCGAGAGTTGATACCACATTTTTACCAAGCGACATCTACCCGAAAGTACCTGGTATTCTTGGGAAATTAACCAATTACTCAGAGTTAACACAGCCGCTTTTAGAGAAAAAAATCAAAAAATCGCCTAAGGTTTTCAACGACAAAAAAGTAACAGATCACCATGCGATTATTCCAACGGGAATACAAAACAATCTGCCGTACAATCAGCAACAAGTATATGACATTATTGTAAAACGTTTTATTGCTGTTTTTTACGACGATTGTTTGGTAGCCAACACCGCAGTAATAGGAAAAGCTGCCGATGTAACTTTTAAAACCACCGGAAAAGAAATCTTAAAAAAAGGATGGCGAATAGTATTTGAAGATCCAAACGCAAAAGAAAAAGAAGCCGACCTATTACCGAGTTTTGTTTTGGGAGAAAAAGGCCCACATGAACCTTCATTTTTGCAAAAAGAAACCAAACCGCCCAATCAGTTTACAGAAGCAACCTTATTACGTGCTATGGAAACCGCAGGTAAGCAAGTAGATGATGAAGATTTGCGCGAACTGATGAAAGAAAACGGTATCGGGCGTCCATCAACCCGAGCCAATATTATCGAAACACTTTTCAAGCGCCAATACATAGTTCGAAACAAAAAACAAGTTTTACCAACACCAACGGGGATTCAACTTATTGATACTATTCAAAATGAATTAATAAAATCGGCTGAGCTTACCGGTACTTGGGAAAAACAGTTAAAGGATATTGAAAAAGGAGAATATACCGCTGGTGCATTTATCAGTAATATGAAACGCATGGTCGATGCTTTGGTGTATGAAGTACGAAGCGAAACCAGACGTGCCAATATTTCGCATGCAGGAACGATTCAGAAACAAGAAGCTATCGTTGAGAAAAAGAAAGCGGCAGGAATTTTGGCCGAAGTCTGTCCAAAATGCAAAAAAACAACACTGGTAAAAGGGAAATCAGCATATGGATGTGGTGATTATAAAGCAGGTTGTAATTTCGTATTGCCATTTACTTTCGGAGAGAAAAAAATATCAGAGAACCAATACTTGCGATTACTCCAAAAAGGATCAACAGTAAATTTAAAAGACATCAAAACTAATGCTGGTACAGTAGAAGGTTTGCTTCGTTTTGATGAAAATTTCAAACTCAAATTAGAACCTAAAAAGACAGCCGCAAAAACAACACCAGATGCAATAGCCTGTCCTAAATGTAAAAAAGGAATAGTTATGAAAGGAAAAACCGCTTATGGATGTGGTGATTATAAATTAGGATGCGACTATAAAGTAACTTTTGAAGAGGTCAGAGAAAAACTAAAAGATCAAAAACCAACCAAAGAATTGGTTTATGCTATACTTTCTAAGTTATAA
- a CDS encoding RNA polymerase sigma factor, whose amino-acid sequence MELNEITPHLFRTEYSKIVAVLCKTFQLKNIEIAEDIASETFLKASEYWAIKGLPENPTAWLYTVAKNKAKDYFKHLTVFETQIRDTIKLNENEAEQDFEFSSQTISDSQLAMIFAVCNSTNSTESQICLALQILCGFSIEEIANAFLTKTETIKKRLQRARTNLRSDNFQIKSLSETEIKSRLDTVLKTLYLLFNEGYFSKTNNQLIRKELCSESIRLTLLLTENSFTNTPQTNALLALLCFQSSRLEARVNINGDAILFDEQDKNLWDKSLIERGNYYLVKACNGNEISKYHLEAGIAYWHSTSTDKNKWDHVLQLYNQLILIEYSPITALNRTFAFAKVYGHEKAIPEAHKLNLTDNNYYHGLLGYLYADTDSNKAINHYEQAIKLTKSRTEKQTLTKEIKRLKDQNI is encoded by the coding sequence ATGGAATTAAACGAAATCACTCCGCATTTGTTCAGGACGGAGTATAGCAAGATTGTAGCTGTACTTTGTAAAACGTTTCAATTAAAAAATATTGAAATTGCCGAAGACATTGCAAGCGAAACATTTTTGAAAGCATCAGAATATTGGGCAATTAAAGGACTACCCGAAAATCCAACAGCTTGGTTATATACCGTTGCCAAAAATAAAGCAAAAGACTATTTCAAACACCTTACAGTTTTTGAAACTCAAATCAGAGATACTATTAAACTGAATGAAAATGAAGCAGAACAGGATTTTGAATTTAGCAGTCAGACAATTTCTGACAGCCAATTAGCCATGATTTTTGCGGTTTGCAATTCAACTAATTCAACCGAAAGTCAAATCTGCTTGGCACTTCAAATTCTTTGTGGGTTTTCTATAGAAGAAATTGCAAACGCGTTTCTGACCAAAACTGAAACCATTAAAAAACGACTACAAAGAGCAAGAACTAATCTTCGTAGCGACAACTTTCAAATCAAATCATTAAGCGAAACTGAAATCAAATCGCGATTAGATACTGTTTTAAAAACCTTATACTTACTTTTTAACGAAGGTTATTTTTCTAAAACCAATAACCAACTTATCCGAAAAGAACTCTGTTCGGAATCAATCAGACTTACACTCCTGTTAACAGAAAATTCATTTACCAATACACCACAAACAAACGCTTTATTAGCCTTACTATGTTTCCAGAGTTCACGGCTTGAAGCAAGAGTAAACATAAATGGTGATGCCATCCTCTTTGATGAACAAGACAAAAACTTATGGGATAAATCGTTGATCGAAAGAGGAAACTATTATTTAGTAAAAGCCTGTAACGGGAACGAAATCTCGAAATACCATTTAGAAGCAGGTATCGCCTATTGGCACTCAACATCTACAGACAAAAATAAATGGGATCACGTTTTACAATTATATAACCAACTCATACTTATTGAGTATTCGCCCATAACAGCATTAAACAGAACATTTGCCTTTGCCAAAGTTTACGGACACGAAAAAGCCATACCAGAAGCTCATAAACTTAACTTGACTGATAATAACTATTATCACGGATTGTTAGGTTACTTGTATGCAGACACCGATAGTAACAAAGCTATTAATCATTACGAGCAAGCCATTAAGCTGACAAAATCAAGGACCGAGAAACAAACACTAACAAAGGAAATTAAACGACTGAAAGACCAAAATATCTGA
- a CDS encoding YciI family protein, with protein sequence MKEFLLVFRGDYKSMPELSPEEMQATTQKWINWVASFAAQNKLSDRGNRLVSTGKVMTDNDIISDGPYTEIKESIMGYTIIKSESIEEASVLVQDCPVFSAGGSLEIREISVL encoded by the coding sequence ATGAAAGAATTCTTATTAGTATTTAGAGGAGACTACAAGTCAATGCCTGAATTATCACCAGAAGAAATGCAGGCAACTACACAAAAATGGATCAATTGGGTCGCAAGCTTTGCAGCACAGAACAAATTATCCGACAGAGGAAACCGCCTAGTAAGTACTGGCAAAGTAATGACAGATAATGACATAATCTCGGATGGGCCTTATACTGAAATTAAGGAATCAATTATGGGTTATACCATCATAAAATCCGAATCAATTGAGGAAGCCTCCGTTTTAGTGCAGGATTGTCCGGTTTTTTCCGCAGGCGGTAGTCTTGAGATTAGGGAAATTAGCGTATTGTAA
- a CDS encoding NIPSNAP family protein: protein MKLLLLTLLLITTSVKCQNTTVVATDKKPNPIYELRVYEIFENNKKDFHDRFRDHAMRIMKKYNFKISSIWESKSENKVEFIYLLEWPNEITMKQAWEQFRADKEWIEIKKQTSAKFGDLVGNIEDRILTKTSYSPN from the coding sequence ATGAAATTACTTTTATTGACTTTATTATTAATTACAACATCTGTAAAATGTCAAAATACAACTGTTGTAGCCACCGATAAAAAACCAAATCCTATTTATGAATTGCGTGTTTATGAAATATTTGAAAATAACAAGAAAGATTTTCATGATCGATTTCGAGATCATGCTATGCGCATAATGAAGAAATACAACTTTAAAATTTCTTCTATTTGGGAATCAAAATCAGAAAACAAAGTTGAATTTATTTATCTTTTAGAATGGCCCAATGAAATAACCATGAAGCAAGCCTGGGAACAATTTAGAGCCGATAAAGAATGGATAGAAATCAAAAAACAGACAAGTGCGAAATTTGGAGATTTGGTAGGAAACATTGAAGACCGCATTTTGACTAAAACAAGCTATTCTCCAAATTAA